In Microbacterium binotii, one DNA window encodes the following:
- a CDS encoding HAD family hydrolase — protein MSEARLPETGEIEIETPAEAAALVEEIATSDAARMLIVLDIDGTVLLEDESPSPGIVEAVADARRAGHEVMLATGRSWEATRGIQELLQIAPDYAVCSNGAVIMARVGEADPAALVYERTHVETFDAAEVLNLLREHLPDAHYLVELPDGRREYTDYMDDWNLDRASKVAFEELARQPVTRVVVVSPEHDESDFVELVDRVGLNQVSYAVGWTAWLDIAPKGVDKGTALALVRDWLDVAPENVLVMGDGRNDVGMFAWAKQHGGRAVAMGQGSQEVQDAAGEVTASVLDGGVAEVLRRL, from the coding sequence GTGAGCGAGGCGCGGCTGCCGGAGACCGGAGAGATCGAGATCGAGACGCCGGCGGAGGCCGCCGCCCTGGTGGAGGAGATCGCGACCTCGGATGCGGCGCGCATGCTCATCGTGCTCGACATCGACGGAACGGTGTTGCTGGAGGACGAGTCGCCGAGCCCCGGCATCGTCGAGGCCGTGGCGGATGCGCGACGCGCCGGTCACGAGGTGATGCTCGCGACGGGGCGCAGCTGGGAGGCGACCCGCGGCATTCAGGAGCTGCTGCAGATCGCGCCCGACTACGCCGTGTGCTCGAACGGTGCCGTGATCATGGCGCGAGTGGGCGAGGCGGATCCCGCAGCACTCGTCTACGAGCGCACGCACGTCGAGACGTTCGATGCCGCCGAGGTGCTGAACCTGCTGCGTGAGCACCTGCCCGACGCGCACTACCTCGTCGAGTTGCCCGACGGACGCCGCGAGTACACCGACTACATGGACGACTGGAACCTCGACCGTGCGTCGAAGGTGGCGTTCGAGGAGCTCGCGCGTCAGCCCGTGACCCGCGTCGTCGTGGTCTCTCCGGAGCATGATGAGAGCGACTTCGTCGAGCTCGTCGATCGGGTGGGGCTCAATCAGGTCTCGTACGCCGTGGGTTGGACGGCGTGGCTCGACATCGCCCCAAAGGGCGTCGACAAGGGCACGGCGCTCGCGCTCGTGCGCGACTGGCTCGACGTGGCGCCCGAGAATGTGCTCGTCATGGGTGACGGACGCAACGACGTCGGTATGTTCGCGTGGGCGAAGCAGCACGGCGGACGCGCGGTCGCGATGGGGCAGGGGTCGCAGGAAGTGCAGGATGCGGCGGGCGAGGTCACCGCATCCGTACTCGACGGCGGCGTCGCCGAGGTGCTGCGCCGCCTCTGA